CTTTGTCACCCTCAGTTGTTGTATCAACAGGTGTCTTGTATTCGAACTTAGTACCTTCTGGAAGGTCACCAACGTTGCCAATTGAATCCTTAGCGTTTGGTTGGTCGCCTGGTTTAACTGTTTGGTCCTTAGCTACAGGGGTATTCTTATCCGCATCCGTACGTGGATCTTTAACAGTTACTTTAACTGGAACTTCATCCTTAGAGCCATCTGGATAAGTGACGATGACTGTTGCATCTTTTTCGCCTTCTGTTGTTGTGTCAACTGGTGTCTTGTACTCGAAGGTAGTGCCTTCTGGAAGGTCACCAACGTTGCCAATTGAATCTTTGGCATTTGGTTGATCACCTGGTTTAACTGTTTGATCCTTAGCTACAGGGGTATTCTTATCCGCATCCGTACGTGGATCTTTAACGATTACCTTAACTGGAACTTCATCCTTAGAACCATCTGGGTAAGTGACAACAACTGTTGCGTCTTTGTCACCTTCAGTTGTAGTATCAACCGGTGTCTTGTACTCGAAGGTAGTGCCTTCTGGAAGGTCACCAACGTTGCCAATTGAATCTTTGGCATTTGGTTGATCACCTGGTTTAACTGTTTGATCCTTAGCTGTTGGCGTGTTCTTATCCGCATCCGTACGTGGATCTACGACTGTTACCTTAACTGGAACTTCATCCTTAGAACCATCTGGGTATGTTACGACAACAGTAGCGTCTTTGTCACCTTCACTTGTTGTGTCAACTGGTGTCTTGTACTCAAATGTAGTGCCACTTGGGAGATCATCTACGTTACCAATTGATTTCTTAGGATCTGGAGTTTCACCAACATTGACTGTTTGGTCCTTAGGTGTTGGCGTGTTCTTATCCGCATCCGTACGTGGATCTTTGACGATTACCTTAACTGGAACTTCGTCTTTAGAACCGTCTGGATAAGTGACAACAACTGTTGCGTCTTTTTCACCAACTGTTGTTGTATCAACTGGTGTCTTGTACTCAAATGTTGTGCCATTTGGTAGGTCTGAAACATTGCCGATTGAACCTTTAGCGTCTGGTGTTTCACCTACGTTAACGGTTTGATCCTTAGCTGTTGGTGTATTCTTATCTGCATCCGTACGTGGATCTTTAACAGTTACCTTAACTGGAACCTCATCCTTAGAGCCATCTGGGTAATTGACAACAACTGTTGCGTCTTTTTCACCAACTGTTGTTGTATCTACTGGTGTCTTGTACTCAAATGTTGTGCCGCTTGGTAGGTCTGAAACATTGTCGATTGAACCTTTAGCGTCTGGTGTTTCGCCGATGTTAACAGTTTGATCTTTAGCAGTCGGTATATTCTTATCCGCATCCGTACGTGGATCTTTAACAGTTACCTTAACTGGAACTTCGTCCTTAGAACCATCTGGGTATGTCACTACAACAGTGGCATCTTTCTCACCTGCTGTTGTTGTATCAACTGGTGTCTTGTACTCAAATGTTGTGCCATTTGGTAGGTCTGAAACATTGCCGATTGAACCTTTAGCGTCTGGTGTTTCGCCTACGTTAACAGTTTGATCCTTAGCAGTTGGTGTGTTCTTATCCGCATCCGTACGTGGATCAACTACTGTTACCTTAACTGGTACTTCGTCTTTAGAGCCATCTGGGTAAGTCACAACGACTGTTGCGTCCTTCTCACCTGCTGTTGTTGTATCTACTGGTGTCTTGTATTCAAATGTAGTGCCATTTGGAAGATCACCTACATTACCAATTGATTTCTTAGCATCTGGAGTTTCACCAAGATTGACAGTTTGATCCTTAGCTGTTGGCGTATTCTTATCCGCATCCGTACGTGGATCTTTAACAGTTACCTTAACTGGGACTTCATCCTTAGAGCCATCTGGATAAGTTACAACGACTGTTGCGTCCTTCTCACCAGCTGTTGTTGTATCTACTGGTGTCTTATACTCAAATGTAGTGCCATTTGGTAGATCTGATACATTGCCGATTGAACCTTTAGCATCTGGTGTTTCGCCGATGTTAACTGTTTGATCTTTAGCAGTCGGTTCATACTTATCAGCATCTGTTTGTTTAGCCTTGATTTCAATTGGGACATTGACTGTTTCAGTTGTTCCATCAGGATATGTCACAAGCATTGGCACATTTATCAAGCCAGGAGTCGCATTGGCAGAAGTCTTACTTGTGATAGCCCCTGTACTTTCATCAACAGAAACAGAGTCAATTCCAGCTGGAAGTGTGCCAGCTTTGAAAGTTGTACCAGAAGGCACAGATACTTCCTTACCTTCGACATCACGTACAAGTGGAATTTGTGGCTGAGTTGTGTCTCCAGCAGTGACTACTGATTTACTGTAAGTCACATCATAAGTTTGATTCTTAGGTGCATTAACAATCAATAGGTTAGTATCAAGGAAGGCATTTGCATATGACCCTTGATGAACCCCTTCGGTATTACCTTTCCAGCTACGTTGGATAGCATTCAAGTTTGGTTTAACACCACGTTCCATCCATTGCTCAAAGAGAAGCATGCCGTTATTTTTCTTGATTTCAGCATTCAATTTCTTAGCCAATTCAACTGAATCAACTGTGTCTTTAATCTTGTAAGAAATTGTATATGAACCAAGTTGCCCTGAGGCTGTACCTAAGATATTTTTGTCGATATAATTACGAACCTTATCAACATCACTTTGTGATGGGTTAGATTTTGTCGCAATACTAATGGCATCTGTCTTACGTGTATCAAGTTTCCCTGATGCATCCATGACAACCTTGGTTTTTTGAACACCACTTACAGCAGAGCCATCCGCATCAGATTTGTAAATATAAGTTTCATTCAAATCAAGATATGGCAAGAGACTCTTAGGCAATTCTTGTTCAATATAAGGCACAGATTGGAAGGTATTTGAACCTAAGTTCACAACACCCATAGCCGCAGATACTTTCATGGTATAAACCAATTCAATTGAATCTGCCTTACCATCGCTTGTAAAACGTGGAAGTACTTTTAGAGTTGGTTGTGTATTCACACCCTTACCAGGAGTTCCTGTGAAGGCGTTGGTCAAACCATTATCAGACGCAGTTTTCTTAGCGTTATCTGATGCAATAAACCATGAGTTGTCAATACTTTCACGAACCAGTTTATTAGGAATTACTCTACCGTAGTCCTTACCTGTAATCCATGCAGATGAGAATGACAATGGTGTGTTTGCAAGTCCAAGATCGTTTAAGGTCTTGCCATTTTTCAAGGTAATAGTAATTGGGTGGTCATAAGCTGCCCCAATACCACCAGAAGCTACAGTGTTGTTGGCAATTGGAACTGACCAAACTGAACCATCTTCATGAGGTGTAAAGCTTTGTGCACTTCCTGATGCCGTTGGTTTGATTGTGATTTTTTCAATATTTTCATAGAAGGTTGGATTTTGGAAGTTCAAAATCATATGAGCTCCAAGAGGGAAAGCTTTATCCTTAGCCCATCCACCCGCAAGACGCGTCCATGATGTCCCAGTAAGAGAGATGGTACCATCGTCATTGACTTTATTAAACTCAACACCAGCGTTCTTAACAACGTAAGGAGATTCCTTATCAGTTGTGATACCAGTAGTGTCAAATTTATTAGTAATTGTAAGTGATGAATCACTAGGTTTAATGACACCATTTACAGTACTTGGTGAGACAATTAACTGTTTCGTAGCATTTTTACCAGACGCATCTGTAGCTGTTGCTACGACAGTACCACCTGCTGATGGACGTTTGAAGGTATAAACACCATCTGCCCCGTTAATTGAGACTTCTTGACCATCTACCGTTACCTTAACAGTTGAAGCCGCATCTGTACGAATTGTAACATATTCGTCACCAGCTTCAATTGAAGTTGATACATTCTTAGTAGATGCTTCTGTTGCAGATGTAGATGCTGCAGCAGGAACCGCACGACGTGAACGAACGCGTGGTTTTTCAGCTTCAGAAGAATTACTTGCTTGAGCAGCCTCTGAAGTCGATGCTTGTGCAGTTTCAGAAGTTGGAGCTGCTGATGTGCTTGCTGGTGCTTCTGATGTTGCTGCAGCTTGTGATGTAGCGCTCTCCGTAGTTGTTGCAGGCGCTGTTGACGTCGCAGGCGTTGCGACAGTAGCTGGTGCTTCAGCACTTGTTGCAACTGTTGCACTTTCAACAGGATTTGTCGCTGCAGGCGTTGTCTCTGCGACTGTTCTAGTCTCGACTAAAGACGCCGTCGTTTCACCCGCTTCTGCTACTGGCGTAATCGGTGCAGCTGTCGTTTCAGTATTTTCATCCGCTTGTGCAGTCCCACCAATCATAATAAGTGTTCCTAGCAATACCGAACAAACACCAATATTTAATTTACGGAGAGAAAAACGACTTTTCTTCTCATTGAATAAATCTTTATCCATAGTTCTCCAAAACAATTGGAATTCTAACTATCCAATTGCCCTTCCTAAAAATTTATTCTAATCCCCTTTCCATTATGTTATCAAAAAAATGTAAATTTGCAATACAAAATGTCATAATTTTATTATTTTCTTTTTTTATAATCTTTTATAATATAAACATCTGCTCACTTAAGTTTAGCTATTACAATTTTTTTATAACCCGTTATAAATACTTTTTATAAGTTATCCCCTGATTTTAAAATAATTCTATAAGTTTATTCATACTTATCCCTATAACTAATTTAATAATCAGAAAAATATATTTGTCAGATTATTTTTAGACACAAAAGAGACTCACCCCTTATGGGATGAGTCTCTTTTTCGAAAACTGAAATAGTCTAACTAACTATGTTGAGGGATTTAACCTATGAACTATCTTAGTCTTCTTTTTTGCGTTTTCCTGCCAAACCAAGTCCAGCTGCCGCAAGGATTCCTCCGAGAGCCATAGCTGCCATAGACGCATCATCACCTGTTTCAGGGAGTGCTGGTCCTTTAGGAGCTTCTGGTGTAGTTGGTGGTGTCACTGGTGGAACCACTGGAGTTGGAGGAGTCGGTGGAGTTGGTGGAGTTGGTGGAGTTGGTGGAGTCGGTGGAGTTGGAGGAGTCGGTGGTGTCACAATATTGTTGAACTCAGTATCTTCTGGCAATTGAGAAGTTACTGTCAAGACTTTACCGTCTTTAGTTACTGAAACAACGACTGTAGCAACCATCTTATCGTAGGTAACAGTTGCATCGTTACCTTGTACTTCTTCTACTGTGTAGACGTGAGTACCTTCTTCACCACGTTTGTACTCAAGAGCTGAGAACTTGATCTTACCGTTAGCATCATTGCTTACAGTTTCAATCACATTACCCTTGCTGTCTTTAAGTACGAAGCTAAACTCACCAGCTTTAAGTTCACGACCTTCAAGTTTCTTAGTGAATTCAAACTCAACCTTAGTTGGGATATTGACTACACGTTTTTCTGTTGGTTTTTCTGGTTTTTCAACAGATTTCTTAGTTGGGTCGTATTGGTGAACGATTTGTGACGCAGTATTTTCGATGTCTACACCATCTTTAGCAGTGCCTTTGATAGTTGCAGGAATATCGAACTTGTAGTAGCGTCCGAATGCCAATTTAGCAGTATCGATCACTTGAGTATTTTCTGCATCACCGAGTGACTTAGTAAGGTCAGACTTAGATGTTGCAGTGATTACACCATTTTCAACCTTGATGTCGAACTTAGCTGTCACATCTTCTCCTGTTACAGAGTCGTATGCTTTAATATCAGCAACATTGATGTTCAAGTTTTCGCTGTCATATTTATCTGTAACACCTACAGATTGGATATTGTGAGCGTCAGTGAAGTTAGTTGTGTCGAGCCATACTTGGTAGACAAACTTATCACCTTTCTTGAGTGTCTTAGTATTGATATTTTCAGCTTCGTTGTTAGCTGTGTTGTCAGCATAAGGATCCTTGTTAGTATCGCCTACTTTATCTTTCAACTCAGCATCATCGTCAACAAGTTTCATACCAGTGATATCGAATTTCTCTTTAGAAACAACGTATTTCTCTGGTTGGAACTTAGGTTTTTCTGGTGGACGAACAGTGTTGTTAAATTCTTTGTCTGCTGGGTCGTTCACTTTAGTGATAAGAGCTTTCGCTTTACCATCATGTGATACTTCAACAGTGACAAGAGCTTTCATACCGTCGTATTGAACAGTACCGTCAGTACCTTTAACTTCTTCTACTGTGTACTTGTAAGTGCCTTCTTGGCCTTTCTTGTACTCAATAGGTGAGAATTTAACGTTACCTTTAGCGTCATTGCTTACAGTTTCAAGAGTCTTACCTTCTGAATCTTTAAGCACGAAGCTGAATTCGTTAGCTTTAAGCTCACGTCCTTCCAAACGTTTAGTGAAGTTGAATTCTACTGAAATTGGAACACTGTTAACACGTTTTTCAGTTGGTACGTTTGGTTTTTCAACTTTCTTAGTTGTTGGGTTGTAGTAGTTAACAACTTGGGCTGCTGTATTTTCGATATCCACACCGCCAGCGACGTCTGCTTTCACTGTTGCAGGAATATCAAATTTATAGTAGCGACCAAACTCGAACTTAGTAGTGTCGATAACTTGAGTGTTTTCAGCATCGCCAAGTGACTTAGTGAAGCCATCTTTAAGGTTAGCTGTAACAACACCATTTTCAACCTTAATGTCAAACTTAGAAGTTACATCCGCACCTGATACTGAATCGTAAGCCTTGATTGCTGATGCATCGACATCCAACTTAGTTTCATCGTAGTCATCAGTGATACCAACAGTTTGGATATGATCCTTGTTGTTAGCGTCAAATTGAGTTGTATCAAGCCATACTTGGTAGTAAAGTTTTTGACCAGGTTTAACTGACTTAGTATTCAAGTTTTCCAATTCGTTGTTTGATGCATCATCAGCGTAAGGGTTGGTATTTGTATCTGCAACCTTATTAGCCAATTCTTTATCATCATCAACAAGTTTAGTACCTGTTACGTCGAATTTCGCTTCAGAAACAACATATTTTTCTGGTTGGAACTTAGGTTTTTCTGGTGGACGAACAGCATTGTTGAATTCTTTATCAGCAATTTCACCAACAGTTGCTACAAGAGCTTTAGCAGTACCATCATGAGAAACAGTGATTGTTACATTCGCTTTCATTGTATCGTATGTAACAGTTGCATCAGTTCCTTTGACTTCTTCTACTGTGTACTTGTGAACGCCTTCTTGGCCTTTCTTGAATTCAAGTTTAGAGAATTTAACGTTACCAGCTGCATCATTCTTAACAGTTTCAACAACTTTACCTGCTGCATCCTTCAACTCGAATGTGAATTCGTTAGCTTTAAGCTCACGACCTTCCAAACGTTTAGTGAAGTTGAATCCGACTTCAACTGGAACACTGTTAACACGTTTTTCAGTTGGTACCTTAGGTGTTTCAACCTTCTTAGTTGTTGGGTTGTAGTAGTGAACAACTTGTCCAGCTGTATTTTCAATATCTACACCACCAGGAACAGAGTCTTTAACAGTGGTTGGGATATCGAATTTATAGTAACGACCAAAGGCAAACTTAGTTGTGTCGATGATTTGAGTATTTGCATCGTCTCCAAGTGACTTAGTGAAGCCATCTTTAAGGTTAGCAGTAATCATACCATTTTCAACTTTGATATCGAATTTAGCTGTTACATCTTCGCCTGTTACTGAATCGTAAGCTCTAATAGCTGAAGCATCAAGATCCAATTTAGTTTCATCGTAGTCATCAGAGATACCAACTGTTTGGATGTAATCTTTGTTGTTAGCGTCGAATTTAGTTGTATCGAGCCATACTTGGTAAACAAGTTTTTCACCACGTTTAACAGACTTAGTATTCATGTTTTCTTTTTCGTTGTTTGATGCATCATCAGCATATGGGTTCGCATTTGTATCTGCGTACTTGTCTGCCAATTCTTTATCATCATCAACGAGTGAGTTACCCTTGATGTCAAATTTCTCTTTGTTCACAACATATTTCTCTGGTTGGAACTTAGGTGTTTCTGGTGGGCGAACTTTGTTGTTGAACTCTTTGTCGTTAGCGCTTGAAGCGAATCCGCCTGTTGAAGCGTGGTTAACGACAGTTGTGAGAACTTTACCTTCCTTAGTGACTTCCACTGTTACAGTTGCTTTCATAGCATCGTAAGTGATTGAAGTATCTTTACCAGCTACTTCTTCAACTGTGTAAGTGAATGTCTTACCAAGATCAGCTTTGTTGAACAAGAGTTTTTCAAACTTGATGTGACCATCTTTATCGTTGGTTACTGTTTGAAGAACCTTGTTGTCTTTGTCTTTCAATACGAAGCTGAACTCACCTGCAGTCAACTCACGGCCTTCAAGTCGTTTAGTGAAGTTGAACTCGAGTGGAACTGGAACATTGTTTTCACGTGTTTGAGTTGGTTTTTCAGGAGTTGTAACTTTCTTATTGAATGGGTTGTATTGGTGAATTGTTTGGTTAGCTGTATTTTCAATATCTACACCGTCGTTAGCATCAATGTCTTTAACAACAGCTGGAATATCAAATTTATAGTAACGACCAAACTCGAATTTAGTTGTATCGATGACTGGAGTAGCATCTGTTGCACTAATAGCTTTAGTCAAGCTTGCTTTAGATGTACCGTAGAGAACACCATTTTCAACTTTAATATCGAACTTGTCTGTAACATCCTTACCAGTGATACCATCGTAAACCTTGATTTCAGAAGCGTCGATATCGAGCTTAGCTTCTTCGTAGTTATCTGTGATACCAACTGTTTGAAGGTTGCTTTCTGCAGTAAAGTCACGAGTATCAAGCCATACTTGATAGTAGATCTTTTGACCACGTTTGAGGGTCTTACCATTCAAGTTTTGGATTTCAACTTTATCAGCTGAATCGTCGTCATCAGCAAGTTTATTACCAATGATGTCGAAGCTTGGTTCTGAAACAACGTATTTCTCTGGTTTGAAGTTAGGAGTTACGTTGTTATCGAAGACACGATCGTCACCTCCATAAGCATCTCCACCTACTGTAGCGTAAGAGATAACTGTTGACAATTGATCTCCTACTGAAGGTTGGATAACTTGAACAGTAACATTGACTTTCATGTTATCGTAAGTAACAGTTGTATCAGTTCCTTTAACTTCTTCTACTGTGTAGTTGAATGTCTTACCAAGATCTGCTTTAGCATAGTTGATAGTAGAGAATTTAACTTTACCTTCGGCATCATTCTTAACTGTTTCAAGAACATTACCTTTTTCATCTTTCAATTCGAAAGTAAATTCTTTATCTTGCAACTTACGTCCGTTAAGTGTCTTACCGAAGATCAACTCGATAGCAGTTGGAACGTTGTTAACACGTTTTTCAGTTGGTTTGTTTGGTTTTTCAACAGTCTTAGTAGTTGGGTTGTAGTAGTTTACAACTTGAGCTGCTGTATTTTCAATTTCAGCACCATCGTAAGCACCGTCAGTAACCTTAGCTGGGATGACAAACTTGTAGTAACGTCCAAATTCGAACTTAGCAGTATCGATAATTTGAGTGTTTTCTGCATCGCCAAGTGACTTAGTGAAGCCAGCTTTAAGGTTAGCAGTAATCACGCCGTTAGCGATAGAGATGTCGAACTTGTCAGTAACATCAGCACCAGTCTTACCATCGTAAGCCTTGATATCTGATTGCTTAACTTCCAATTTAGCTTCATCATAATCATCAGTGATACCAACAGTTTGGATGTTATCCTTATTGTTTGCATCAAATTGATTTGTATCAAGCCATACTTGGTAGTTAATAGTGTCGCCACGTTTAACAGCTTTAGTATTGATGTTTTCTGCTTCGTTGTTATCAGCTTTATCCGCATATGGGTTCGCATTTGTTTCTGCGTACTTGTCAGCCAACTCTTTATCGTCATCAAGAAGTTTAGTACCAGTGATATCGAACTTACCGTTACCATCGCTAAGAACGTATTTCTCTGGTTGGAACTTAGGTTCTTCTGGAGGAGTCACACGGTTGTTAAATTCTTTATCCGCAATGTCGCCTACAGTCGCGATAAGAACTTTAGCTGTTCCATCGTGTTTAACTGTGACTGTTACATTCGCTTTCATTGTGTCGTATGTAACGGTTGCGTCTGAGCCTTTAACTTCTTCTACTGTGTAGTTGTGTACGCCTTCTTGGCCTTTCTTGAACTCAAGTTTAGAGAACTTAACGTTACCTGATGCATCATTGCTTACAGTTTCAAGAGTCTTACCTTCTGAATCTTTAAGCACGAAGCTGAATTCGTTAGCTTTAAGCTCACGGCCTTCCAAACGTTTAGTGAAGTTGAATTCCACTTCAACTGGTACGTTGTTAACACGTTTTTCAGTTGGTTTGTTTGGTTTTTCAACTTTCTTAGTTGTTGGGTTGTAGTAGTTTACTACTTGAGCCGCTGTATTTTCGATATCTACTCCGCCTTTAACATCAGCTTTAACTGTTGTTGGGATGTCGAACTTGTAGTAACGTCCGAAGGCGAATTTAGTTGTGTCGATAACTTGAGTGTTTTCTGCATCGCCAAGTGACTTAGTGAAGCCATCTTTAAGGGTTGCAGTGATCACACCGTTGTTCACAGTGATATCGAATTTATCAGTTACTTCTGCACCAGTTACTGAATCGTAAGCTTTGATCTTAGTAGAATCAAGATCCAACTTAGCTTCATCGTAGTCATCTGAGATTCCTACTGATTGGATGTTGTCCTTGTTAGCTGCGTCGAATTTAGTTGTATCCAACCATACTTGGTAAACCAACTTGTCGCCACGGTTAACAGTCTTGGTATTCAAGTTTTGTTTTTCGTTGTTTGAGGCATCGTCCGCATATGGGTTCGCATTTGTGTCTGCGTACTTGTCTGCCAACTCTTTATCATCATCAACGAGCTTGTCACCTGTGATATCGAATTTCTCTTCAGAAACAACGTATTTCTCTGGTTGGAACTTAGGTTCTTCTGGTGGAGTTACACGGTTGTTAAATTCTTTATCCGCAGGGTCTGTCACGTTTGTGATCAAGGCTTTCGCTGTCCCATCATGAGAAACAGTAACAGTTACAACAGCAGCCATTTCATCGTAAGTGACAGTTGCATCTGTACCCTTAACCTCTGTTACAGTGTACTTGTAAGTACCTTCTTGACCCTTCTGGTATTTAAGAGCTGTAACAGTTTTACCAGCTTTATTTGTGTACTCTACTGGAGAGAATTTAATCTTACCAGCTGCATCGTTGGTTGCAGTTGCAATCACAACATTGTCGCTATCTTTCAACTCGAATGTGAATTCGCCAGCTTTAAGGTCACGACCTTCCAATTTCTTAGTGAAGTTGAATTCTACTGAGATTGGAACACTGTTGACACGTTTTTCAGTTGGTTTTTCAGGTTTTTCAACTTTCTTAGTTGTTGGGTTGTAGTAGTTAACAACTTGAGCTGCTTTGTTTTCGATATCTGCACCAGCTACAACATCGTCTTTCACTGTTGCTGGGATATCAAATTTATAGTAGCGTCCAAATTCGAACTTAGTTGTATCAATGATTTGAGTGTTTTCAGCGTCGCCAAGTGACTTAGTGAAGCCTGCTTTAAGGTTAGCTGTAAGAACACCGTTGTTATCAGTGATATCGAACTTGTTAGTAACATC
Above is a window of Streptococcus salivarius DNA encoding:
- a CDS encoding Rib/alpha-like domain-containing protein, with the translated sequence MDKDLFNEKKSRFSLRKLNIGVCSVLLGTLIMIGGTAQADENTETTAAPITPVAEAGETTASLVETRTVAETTPAATNPVESATVATSAEAPATVATPATSTAPATTTESATSQAAATSEAPASTSAAPTSETAQASTSEAAQASNSSEAEKPRVRSRRAVPAAASTSATEASTKNVSTSIEAGDEYVTIRTDAASTVKVTVDGQEVSINGADGVYTFKRPSAGGTVVATATDASGKNATKQLIVSPSTVNGVIKPSDSSLTITNKFDTTGITTDKESPYVVKNAGVEFNKVNDDGTISLTGTSWTRLAGGWAKDKAFPLGAHMILNFQNPTFYENIEKITIKPTASGSAQSFTPHEDGSVWSVPIANNTVASGGIGAAYDHPITITLKNGKTLNDLGLANTPLSFSSAWITGKDYGRVIPNKLVRESIDNSWFIASDNAKKTASDNGLTNAFTGTPGKGVNTQPTLKVLPRFTSDGKADSIELVYTMKVSAAMGVVNLGSNTFQSVPYIEQELPKSLLPYLDLNETYIYKSDADGSAVSGVQKTKVVMDASGKLDTRKTDAISIATKSNPSQSDVDKVRNYIDKNILGTASGQLGSYTISYKIKDTVDSVELAKKLNAEIKKNNGMLLFEQWMERGVKPNLNAIQRSWKGNTEGVHQGSYANAFLDTNLLIVNAPKNQTYDVTYSKSVVTAGDTTQPQIPLVRDVEGKEVSVPSGTTFKAGTLPAGIDSVSVDESTGAITSKTSANATPGLINVPMLVTYPDGTTETVNVPIEIKAKQTDADKYEPTAKDQTVNIGETPDAKGSIGNVSDLPNGTTFEYKTPVDTTTAGEKDATVVVTYPDGSKDEVPVKVTVKDPRTDADKNTPTAKDQTVNLGETPDAKKSIGNVGDLPNGTTFEYKTPVDTTTAGEKDATVVVTYPDGSKDEVPVKVTVVDPRTDADKNTPTAKDQTVNVGETPDAKGSIGNVSDLPNGTTFEYKTPVDTTTAGEKDATVVVTYPDGSKDEVPVKVTVKDPRTDADKNIPTAKDQTVNIGETPDAKGSIDNVSDLPSGTTFEYKTPVDTTTVGEKDATVVVNYPDGSKDEVPVKVTVKDPRTDADKNTPTAKDQTVNVGETPDAKGSIGNVSDLPNGTTFEYKTPVDTTTVGEKDATVVVTYPDGSKDEVPVKVIVKDPRTDADKNTPTPKDQTVNVGETPDPKKSIGNVDDLPSGTTFEYKTPVDTTSEGDKDATVVVTYPDGSKDEVPVKVTVVDPRTDADKNTPTAKDQTVKPGDQPNAKDSIGNVGDLPEGTTFEYKTPVDTTTEGDKDATVVVTYPDGSKDEVPVKVIVKDPRTDADKNTPVAKDQTVKPGDQPNAKDSIGNVGDLPEGTTFEYKTPVDTTTEGEKDATVIVTYPDGSKDEVPVKVTVKDPRTDADKNTPVAKDQTVKPGDQPNAKDSIGNVGDLPEGTKFEYKTPVDTTTEGDKDATVVVTYPDGSKDEVPVKVTVKDPRTDADKNTPVAKDQTVKPGDQPNAKDSIGNVGDLPEGTKFEYKTPVDTTTEGDKDATVVVTYPDGSKDEVPVKIIVKDPRTDADKNDPTAKDQTVKPGDQPNAKDSIGNVGDLPEGTTFEYKTPVDTTTEGEKDATVIVTYPDGSKDEVPVKVIVKDPRTDADKNTPTVDNQETKVTPAPTVHKPAPASDTVRVASKATPAATDTKQALPETGENTSLLATLLGGLMTMAGLGLAGKRKKED